In one window of Mytilus galloprovincialis chromosome 6, xbMytGall1.hap1.1, whole genome shotgun sequence DNA:
- the LOC143079641 gene encoding transmembrane protein 276-like: MPRQLSTSLSDLILAISAFYVANQLYNHHLKPSIGLIIQGIAASVGIIRFSMENPDGSLIFKGHKFFSWLAATFGVPTIALGFCGIYGSAVLANKIIIFVGIVAVSSFFLPTNMRQLTTQAVSGFAMLTILLLCFMNRNWYGLGAAVLYVVSGLIGGSDGQIGPFYKVDILHYGLVIGNLMFWYSFPTVDPPPNSNTKHYLQNF; encoded by the coding sequence ATGCCTCGGCAACTGAGTACCTCACTCAGTGATCTCATCCTAGCTATTTCAGCATTTTATGTTGCAAACCAGTTATATAATCACCATCTTAAGCCATCTATTGGACTAATTATCCAAGGAATAGCAGCCTCTGTTGGCATCATTAGATTTAGTATGGAAAACCCAGACGGATCTCTGATTTTCAAAGGCCATAAATTCTTTTCATGGTTAGCAGCCACATTTGGCGTTCCGACAATAGCTTTAGGATTTTGTGGCATTTATGGTTCAGCTGTCTTAGCAAACAAGATAATAATATTTGTTGGCATTGTTGCTGTATCTTCCTTCTTTCTACCAACAAATATGAGACAGCTGACAACTCAAGCTGTCAGTGGATTTGCAATGTTGACAATCCTTCTGCTGTGCTTTATGAACAGAAATTGGTATGGTCTTGGTGCTGCAGTACTGTATGTTGTTTCTGGATTGATCGGAGGGTCAGATGGACAGATAGGACCATTTTACAAAGTAGACATCCTTCACTATGGTCTTGTTATTGGAAATTTAATGTTTTGGTACTCATTTCCAACGGTGGACCCACCACCTAATAGCAAtacaaaacattatttgcaaAATTTTTGA